The Deltaproteobacteria bacterium HGW-Deltaproteobacteria-6 genome includes the window TTTGATCTGAGTTATATTGGCGCCGACGGCGAAAAGCATCGTCCCGTCATGCTGCATCGGGTTATTCTGGGTGCAATAGAACGGTTTATGGGCGTTCTCATCGAACAGTATGCGGGTGCCTTTCCGGTCTGGCTGGCGCCGACGCAATGTGTTTTGTTGACGGTGACGGACAAGCACATTCCTTACGCCCAAACGGTTTTTAACCGATTAATCGATGCCGGCATTCGCTGTGAGAAATATTTTGACAATGAAAAATTAGGCTATAAAATCCGCCAGGCGCAGATGCAGAAAATTCCTTACATGCTGGTTATCGGCGATAAGGAAATGGAGGCCGGGGCTGTTGCGCCGCGTCTTCGTGACGGACAGAATCTGGGCGCGTTGCCGGTTGAACAATTTATTGATTTAGTGCGGGAAATGTGTGAAAAAAAGAAGTAGAATTTTATTCAAGTACTAATTGCTGGGGAGGTGCCGTATAGTTAAGGATTTAAGAATCAACCGAGAAATAAAGTCAGCGACTGTAAGAGTTATTAATGAGGAAGGACAGCCACTGGGCGTTATTTCGCTGGATGAAGCAATTGCCAATGCGGAGAGAGTCGGTCTGGACCTGGTGGAAGTATCAGCCAACACCGAACCCCCTGTCTGCAAAATCATGGATTACGGCAAGTACCGTTATAAACAAAGCAAAAAAATCCATGATGCCAGAAAGGCGCAGACGGTTATTCATGTGAAGGAAATCCGTTTAAGACCCAAAACGGAAGCGCACGATTTGCAGACGAAAATAAACCATATTAAGAAGTTTTTAGAACAACATGATAAAGTGAAGATCTCGATGATGTTCCGTGGACGCGAAATCGCTTTTACAGAGATCGGCCGAAAATTGATGGACAAGATTAAAATTGCGTTGGCCGATGAATGTATTATGGATCAGGAACCCAGGCTGGAAGGCCGGAACATGGTCATGATTGTTTCACCAAAAAAATAATTTAACAGGAATGAAAAAGAGGTGAGAATATGCCAAAGATGAAAACACACAGAGGCGCGGCCAAGCGTTTTTCGGTTACCGCCAGTGGTAAGGTGAAACGCAGCAAGGCTTTTGCCAGCCACATCCTTACAAAAAAGACCACCAAAAGAAAAAGAACTTTAAGGAAATCCACGTTAGTGCATTCAACCAATGAAAGCGCAATCAAGAGGCTTATTCCTTATTTATAGTCGATAAAGCAATACAGAAGCTGTATTAATTGAGGAGAGTAAAAGAAAATGGCTAGGATAAAAAGAGGCGTCACCGCCCGAAAGAAAAGAAGATCAATATTAAAAAGGGCTAAGGGTTTCTTTGGCGCGCGCAGCCGTCTGCTTCGGACCGCCACAGAGGCCGTCAACAAGGCCCTGAGTTATGCCTATCGCGACCGCAGGGGTCGTAAAAGAGAATTTCGTCAACTATGGATAGCGCGCATCAACGCCGCCGCACGTCTGAACAATATCTCATACAGTCGCCTGATGGACAGCATGAAGAAAGCAGATATCATGCTGGATCGTAAGATTCTGGCTGAACTGGCTGTTAATGACCCGCAGGGTTTCGCAAAGATCGTGGCCACAGCTAAAGGCGAGCAGGCTGCATGATTGGCGATCTTCAACAACTGGAAAAGGACGCTTTGGCCGAGCTTATAGATGCCCGGACGGAAGATTCGATTCTGGCTGTAAGAACAAAATATCTGGGCCGTAAAGGTCTGCTCACCGGTCTGTTAAGAAATATTGCCCAGGTTCCGGTTGAGGAGAAACCTCTGTTCGGAAAACGCTGCAATGAAGTAAAAGAGATTCTGGAAACAAAAATTACTGAAGCTCTCGAATGTCAGATGCAGGGCAAAAAAGAAGAAATTCTGAACAGGGAAAAAATCGATGTTACGTTGCCCGGCAGAGGCATTCGTCCGGGTAGAGTTCACCCTGTCATCCAAATCCGTCGTGAAATTTGCGATATCTTCGCTTCTTTCGGTTTTTCTGTGGTCGAAGGACCGGAAGTTGAGTTGGACTATTACAATTTTGAAGCGCTCAACATTCCCAAGGATCATCCCGCAAGGGATATGCAGGATACCTTCTATATCGAGGATAATATGGTCCTGCGCACCCATACCTCACCGGTTCAGGTAAGGATTATGGAAAAGGTGCAGCCTCCCGTGCGTATTCTGTCGCCGGGACGGGTTTACCGGCCGGATTCGGATGTTTCCCACACACCCATGTTTCATCAAATTGAAGGGCTGCTGGTTGATCGGGGAGTAAGTTTTGCCGATCTGAAAGGCATCCTGACCGCTTTTCTCAAAAAAGTATTCGGTGACGATACGATTTTGCGTTTTCGTCCCAGTTTTTTCCCCTTTACTGAGCCGTCTGCGGAAGTCGATATTTGTTGTGTTATTTGTAAAGGCAAAGGATGCCGTGTCTGCGGACAAAGCGGCTGGCTGGAGATTTTAGGGTCCGGCATGGTCGATCCTGCTGTTTTTAAAAATGTCGGTTATGATGCCGAAGTTTATTCCGGGTTTGCCTTCGGACTTGGGCTGGAACGCATCGCCATGCTGAAATACGGCATTACCGATATCCGTCTTTTGTTTGAAAACGATATTCGATTCCTTAAACAATTCTAGGAGAGCTTTATCTCATGCTCGTCAGTCTCAAGTGGCTTAATGATTATATTGATCTGGAATTAACGGCGCAGGAACTTGCTGACCGCTTAACAATGGCCGGTCTGGAGGTCGATGAAATCAAAACGCTGGCGCATAAATTTGCAGGTGTCGTGGTCGCCAGGATTTTATCCGTCAGACCGCATCCTGACGCGGATAAACTGTCTTTGTGCGATGTGACGGATGGAACCGGGACGTACCCGATTGTCTGCGGCGCTAAAAATATTAAAGCCGGGGATGTGGTGCCTCTGGCGAAAGTCGGAGCGGTTATTCCCGGTGGATACACGATCAAATCAACGGTATTGCGCGGCGAGAAATCCGACGGCATGCTCTGTTCGGAGGCGGAACTGGAAATCGGTGATGACGCGTCCGGTATCATGCAATTACCGGCAGGCCTTGCACTCGGGACGCCACTGGAGACGGCCCTGAATCTGGGTGATACGGTCCTGGATGTCAGTGTTACACCGAACCGGTCCGACTGCCTGAGCATGATCGGTATGGCCCGTGAAGTTGCCGCCTTAACCGGTAAGAAAGTAAAAATGCCGGCTGTTAAAATCAAAGAATCAGACGAAGATATTTCTTCGCTTTCAGCGGTATCTATCGTTGATGCGGATCTCTGCCCGCGTTATTCCGCCCGGATGATTAAAAACGTTAAAGTCGGCGATTCTCCGGTATGGATAAAAACTCGGCTGGAAGCCGCCGGGCTGCGCGCGATCAACAATGTTGTTGATGTGACGAACTTTGTCATGCTGGAAATGGGTCAACCGCTGCACGCTTTCGATTTCCGTTTTCTGGAAGAGGGGCGCATCGTTGTGCGAAAATCAAGAACGGGCGAAGAATTTGTTTCGCTCGATGAAAAAAGCCGTATCCTGCCGGAAGACACCCTGTTGATCTGCGATGGCCGGAAACCTGTTGCGATTGGCGGAATTATGGGCGGTCTCAATTCAGAAGTGAAGGAAGACACGCAGGTCATTTTCCTGGAGAGCGCTTATTTCAATCCTTCATCCATTCGCCGTTCGTCGCGCCGTATGGCGATGCCGACTGATGCCGCTTTTCGTTTCGAGAGAGGCATTGACCCGGAGGGCGTAATTCGGGCACTCAATCGCGCGGCTCAATTAATTGCTGAACTTTCCGGCGGTTCTATCTGTAAAAATTATCTGGATGAATATCCGGAAAAAATAGCGGTTGTGGAAAACATTCCCCTGCGTCTGGACAGAATCCGTGAAATGATCGGCATCGACATTGCGGCCAAAGACGTTGTTCGTATTCTAAAGAGCATCGGTATGACCGTACGGCAGGAAAGCAAGGGAAAATACTGCGTAACGCCGCCAACGTATCGTGTGGATATTGAGAGAGAAATTGATCTGATTGAAGAAGTTGTGCGTCTTTATGGTTATGATCGCGTGCCGGTAACTCTGCCGGCCGTTTCGGTGACAGAGATGGCGGTCATTCCGCGCCTCGATCTGGAGGCAAGAATCCGTCAGTTGTTAATCGGCAGCGGTTATTCAGAAATCATCAATTACAGTTTTACATCGCCTGCCTCGGTCGATTATCTGTGCCTGTCACCAACCGATGAACGCCGCAAGTTTGTGGTCATCAAGAATCCTCTGACGGAAGAGCAATCGGTGATGCGGACAACTCTGGCTTACGGATTGCTGGAAACACTGAAAAAAAATATTAATAATGCATCCTTCAATTTAAAAATATTTGAAATAGGGCGGATATTCCTGCATCGCAAGGCGGGAGAACTGCCGGAGGAAAAAAATATCCTGGCCGGCCTTTTAACGGGGAAAGTATCGGAAGACCTCTGGGGATCAAAAGTGAACGTTGATTTTTATGATCTCAAAGGCTGTCTGGAAAATGTCTTTTATGATTTGAAACTGGAACAGTGCCATTATCGAGCTTGCGTATCGGAACAATTTCTTCATCCCGGTCAATCATGCGGCCTGTATGTCAATGAGACGCAAATAGGTTACCTGGGCCAGGTGCATCCGGAAGTAATGCAGAAAGCAGATATTAAGGGAACTGCGTATGTGTTTGAAATTAATCTTGATATATTAGAAAAACAGATATATAAGCAAATCAGTTTCAAGGAAATATCTAAATTCCCGGCTGTTACCCGTGATGTCGCTTTTGTCATTCCTGTGTCGATGGAAGCCCAGCAGATGCTGGAAATTGTTTTGAGTCAACGTGAAGATTTGCTTGAAAATGTGGGGATATTTGATATATACGCTGGCAAAGGTCTTGAAGAAGGGGTAAAGAGTTTGGGGTTGAGATTTTCCTATCGTGCTCTTGACAGGACTTTAACGGATACGGAAATCAATTCTATTCACGACAAAATTATGCACAACACTGTCCGACTAACGAGTGCAAAAATAAGAGCCTAACAGTTTACATGACGTTAAAACGGAGGAAAAGAAATGACGAAAATTGATATTATTCAGAATGTTTATGAAAAACTCGGTTTTTCCAAAAAAGAATCAGCGGATATTGTTGAATCCGTGTTTGACATCATCAAAGACAGCCTTGCGCAGGGCGAGAGAGTAAAAATATCCGGATTTGGAAATTTTATGGTGAAAGAGAAACGCGCAAGACGCGGCCGTAATCCCCAGACCGGACAGGAAATATCCATTACCGCGCGCCGGGTTTTGACTTTTAAATCCTCCCAGGTTTTGCGTAAATCTTTAAACGGTTAATAATTTTATTCAACTGCACCGTTTATTCTGAAATTTTAAAAAACTATTCCCGTTCATTTTTGGACGGGGAGTTTTTTTATTTTATCAGGTTGCAGCTGTTTTTCTCCGTAAGGATTCGAGAATTGTATGGATAACATCATTCCCGAAAAGGCTTATTTCCGTATTGGAGAAGTGAGCAAAATTCTCAGTGTCGAACCCTATGTTATTCGTTACTGGGAAACGGAATTTAAAACGGTCAAACCGGTACGGACAAAGACGGCTCAGCGCCTGTACCGGAAAAAAGATGTAGAGGAATTATTAATCATCCGCGAGTTGCTTTATCAGCAGCGTTTCACGATCAGCGGGGCAAAAAAGCAACTGATGAAAATGCGCGGCGATGAAGAACCGGTGAGTGTATCCGGTCACCATGAAAAATTAACTTTAATTAAAAAAGAATTACAGCAAATCAGAAAGATAATGAGCTAAAAAGCCGGCAATGATCATTGCCGGCTTTTTAGCTTTTGAACAGCAGGAATTGTTATTTCTTCTTGTTTGCTCTTTTAGAAGCTTTGAGCGGGTTGATCTTCTGAGTTTCCTTAATTTCAATTTTAACATGTGATGCGGTCGGACAGTTACCGGTCATCCACTTGCTTTTCGGATCCGGATAGACCTTGCAGTATTTCCCTGTCTCGTATTCGAAAACCTTATTGCAATCCCCGCATTTGTCGATTATCACAACACAACTGCCGCCGAAGAAGCCACAGCCTTTTTTGCTCATGAAAGCGCATTCCACCCCATTTTTTACTGTCTGGCAAAGCATTTTACACGACCCCCCTTATATAATAAATAAACGATTTCTGAGACGTTGCGGAAAGGAGCATTAGTCAGGAAGCATCCACAGTCGCCGCTGATATTAAAACCGGCGTGTCCTTAACAGCAAAAAAAACCCCTGTCAAGAAAAATTAAAGCTTATCGATTTGATGTGATTAAATTGACTTAGTTTATCATTTATGTTAGTTCCTTCGGCACATAAAAGTAGAAAAATAATCAAGATATATGCGTCTGGGGCCGTCGGTATGAAAAGAGAGGCTTTAATTCAAATATTTATAAGGTCTTTTTTCATCCACGCTGCATTGAACTTCCGACGAATGCAAAATCTTGGTTTCGTGTATGCGATGATTCCGCTTCTCCGTGAGCAGAAAATGTCCGGAAAGGATGAAACAGAGATACTGACACGGCATTTGCAAATGTTTAATACGCATCCCTATTTATCGGCGCCGCTGATCGGCTCGATCGTCCGGATGGAGGAGCAAAGGCAGGATGTCACTTCCATCATGATGGTCAAGCAAAGTTTAATGGGGCCCTACGCAGCGATTGGCGATACTTTTTTCTGGGGAGCGCTCAGACCCTGCGCCGGAATATTTGCGGCTGGTCTGGCCTGGATGGGTTGGATGCTGGCACCTTTAGCCTTTATCGTGATCTATGAACCTATGCATATCTGGGTGAGATTGAAGGGCTTCATGGAAGGTTACCGCCAGGGAAAGCAGGGGATTGAATTTGTCCGTAGAATCGATTTGCCGCGCATTGCGGGTCGGGTGCGATGGTTGTCCCTGATCGTTCTGGCCGGTTTTGGCGCCTTGCTTTTGCAGAGTGGGTATTCGGCTTTTGCCGGAATGCAGCGGTTTGTTGTAGCGGCGGCCGCACTGGCTGTCATCCTGATTTGCTGGCTTTTGATTAAAAAAGGCGTATCGCAAATTTATATTCTATATGGAGCAGTTGTTCTTTTTTTGATTTTTTCAGCGAAAGAATTATTAATGTGTTGGAAATGAAGACATTTAAATTAAAAAATAAGTTAGGACTGCATGCGCGCGCGGCTGCGTCATTTGTCCGGATCGCACAGAAATATCGTGCGGAAATATTCATTGAGCGCAATGGTCAAACTGTTAATGGGAAAAGCATCCTGGGAATATTGACGCTTGCCTGTCCGATGGGCAGTATGATAACAGTAACGGCCGAAGGCGCCGACGCGGCCGGGGCTCTGGCCGAGCTTGAAGCGTTGATTGAAAATAAATTTGGAGAAGAATAAACCATAACATGACCGCTGACCAAGGGAAAAAAACATTTGTTCTTAAAGGGATTGGCGTTTCTCCGGGTGTTGTGATCGGAAAAGCTTACCGCTTTGATCCGCTCGATGCTCAGGTATCCTTTTATAAACTCAATAATGAAGATTTAATCCCGCATGAAATCGAACGTTTTAAGAAAGCTCTGAAAGAATCCTCAAAACAGCTTTTGGAAATTCAGGAAAACCTCAAAAAAACAAATGTAACTGAACCTCTTTATATTATTGATGTTCATGTTTTACTCCTATCGGACAAAAAATTTGTCAATCGCACCATCAAATATATCCGACGTTTGGGTGTCAACGCCGAATGGGCGTTGCGTATGACGCTGGATCATTATAAACAGATATTCGAGGGTGTCGAAGACGTTTATATCAGCGGCCGCATCAGCGATGTACAGTATATTGTTCAGCGGATCCTGCGCAATCTGTCCGGTGAGAAGCATGAAATTGTCTGGGAAGTCGGTCAGGAGGGGGTCGTAATCGTTTCACACGATTTGTCGCCGGCCGATACGGCTCAGATGAAACTGGACAAAATCGTCGGGTTTGCCACCGACAGCGGTGGTCGCACATCGCATACCGCTATTGTGGCCAGATCGATGGAATTGCCCGCTGTGGTCGGTTTGGACAACGTGACCCGTTTTGTGCGGACCGGGGATGATATCATCGTTGATGGAACGTCGGGACTTGTGGTGGTCAATCCATATCCCGACATGCTCAAACGATATGAGGAAAAGAAGCGCCATTATGACGACGCCAAAGACGAGTATCTTAAATATGCGAAGCTGCCGGCCGTTACGCTGGATCGTCATCATGTTCAGATCGGTTCCAATATAGAATTTATCGAAGAGATTCCTTCCGCGATTTCTCACGGAGCAGAATACATCGGGCTTTACCGGACGGAATTTTTGTACATCTACCGGGATGATTTGCCGACCGAAGAAGACCATTTTAATAATTATCGTCAGGTGGTGACTGAGAAAAATCTGGCGTGGTCAACCATCCGCACGTTTGATCTGGGCGGTGATAAATTCCCCAACTACCAGAAGCAGGCTAAAGAACTCAACCCGCAGATGGGATTAAGAGCAATACGTTTTTGTCTCAAAGAGGTCGATCTTTTCAAAACACAGCTTCGCGCCATCTGGCGCGTGAGCGCTCTGGGCAAGGTTAAAATTCTGTTTCCGATGATTTCCTGCATCGAAGAAATCCGCGAAGCAAAACGTTTGCTGGATGAAACCCGTCAGGAGCTTTTGTCCCAGGGCGTGCCGATTGCCGACCGGATGGAAATCGGGGCGATGATTGAAGTGCCCGCTGCCGCCATCATTGCTGATCAGCTGGCGCAGGAAGTGGATTACTTCAGCATTGGCACCAACGATTTAATTCAGTATTCCCTGGCGATCGACCGTTCCAACGAAAGGGTCACCTATCTTTACGAACCTCTGCATCCCGCTGTTTTGAGGTTGATCAAGAGAATCGCGGATCAGGCTCATGAAGCAAAAATTCGCGTGGCCATGTGCGGAGAGATGGCGGGCGATCCTCTTTGCTGTCTGATCCTTTTAGGCATGCAGCTGGATGAATTAAGCATGAATCATCTGGCGATTCCCCGCATTAAAAGAATTGTACAACAGTCTACGCTGGCGGAAGCCAGGAAACTCCTGAAGCAGGCCATGACTTATAACAACGCGGGTGATGTGCGGGCTTATGTTCAGGATTATATGAGCGATCGTTTTCCGGATGAATTTCAAAAGAAAGAAACATAAGCTTCAGACGATTTTTTGCAGATAACTCCACAGGAAGAAACCGGATTAATTATGAGTGAAAAAGGGTCAGCAGTTGCCGATCATCATGAAGATGAATATTACGCCGGCTGTATTTATGACAGACAGAATTTCTGGCTTTTTCGACCGGCTGAAACATATCTTTCACGTGTTTCCATTTCCGATGAGGATGTCAAGACTCTCCAGGAGCTTGCCGGTCAGGGCGTTATCATTTACGCCATTAAGCAAAGAAGCAAGCTCAACAGCCTGATCATTGCCGAACTGGCCGGCCGTAAGGATCTGCCCAGGCCGGTGTACTGTCATGGCATGAACATGTCCTTCTGGCAGCCTCTGTCCAAGATGATGAAGTTTTTCTGGTCATCCTTTTTGCGCCGCTTCCGTAAAAATCAGGTCATCCGTCAGGGCAAACTGGATTTTCTGGCAAGAAAAGTTGCCGGTAAAGAAAGCATCATCATCCATTTAGGTGAGTCGGAGTTTATTGACAGTGCGTCCGCTCAGGATGCCCTGGCCACTCTGATCAATCTTCAAAACAACGTACCCTTTCCCATATTTATCGTGCCCGTCCTTGTGGCTTACGGTCGCCGCCGGGAAAAGGAAGACGAAAGCCTGATTAACATCCTGTTCGGACAGACAGAGCATATCGGCACGATTCGACGGTTGATTACGTTTATACGCTATTCCCGGCAAGCCTTTGTGGTTCCCGTAAAGCCGATCAACCTGACCGATTATTTATCCGTTAACCGAAACATTACCGAAGACGAAATGATCCTGTCATTGCGCGGAGAACTGATTGACCGGATTGAAGAAGAGAAAACAGCGATTGTCGGACCTGCCTTGAAATCCTGCGAGGAACATATCGGCATGGTGATGCATGATCCAAACCTGAACCGTTTTATGGATGATTACGCGCAGAAGACAAAAAGAGACAGGGCAAGCATCGCAAAAGAAGCCCGCCGTTATCTTTATGAAATTGCCGCTGATTACCAGGAAATGTTCATTGAAATCTGGGTGAAAGTCCTTACCTGGATATGGAATACTGTTTATGACGGTTTGTCCGTTGACTCCGAGGGGCTGGCCAAAATTCGCAATTTGTCCAAGAAAATGCCTTTTGTCATCATTTCCTGTCACCGCAGTCATTTTGATTATCTGCTGCTGTCTTACGTCTTTTTCAAAAATAATATTCAGATGCCGTTCATTGCGGCGGGCAACAATCTTTCTTTTTTCCCTTTAGGTTACATTTTCCGGCATTCCGGCGCATTTTTCCTGAGACGCAGTTTCCGCGGCAACGACCTCTATGGAGAAGTCTTTTCCAAGTATATGGCCACACTTCTGCACGAGGGCCTTCCCCTGGAATTTTTCATCGAAGGCGGCAGAAGCCGCACCGGAAAGATGGTCATGCCCAAATACGGACTCTTGTCCATGATTATTCAGGCCTACCAGGACAAATATTGCGAGAATCTGGCTTGTGTCCCCGTCTATATCGGATATGACCGGGTCATTGAAGAACGTTCCTATCTCCAGGAACTGTCCGGGGCGCCCAAGGTTCAGGAAAACACCGTTGAAATAATCAAAAACACCAAAATCCTGCGCAAGCGATACGGCCGGGTTTACATCAACATCGGCGAGCCGATCATCATGAAAGACTATCTGGCGGCGCAGGATAAGCCCATGGATCAGATGACGCTGGACGAGCGGCAGAGCCTCTACCGGAAAATCGGGTATGAAACCGTTCTGGAAATTAACAAGGTTTCAGTCGTTACGCCGTTTTCAATGGTGGCATCCGGTCTTTTGAGTCATGACCGGCGGGGAATCTCTTACGATGAGTTGAGCAACATTCTAAACGAGTTCTATGAGTATTTGTCCACTAGGCAGGTTAAATTTGCCGCGACGTTTGCGCATCGGGAAAAGGCAATTGACGACGCTTTGAACATCTTTAATTCGACCGATATCATTTCCAAAATTGAAGCTGATGAAGAAGAAGAGGAAATGCAGGAGGTTGTTTATTCTCTCGCGGATGCTAAAAGGCTGAATTTGGAGTACTACAAAAATAATATTTTACATTTCTTCACACCCATTTGTTTTGTGGCAACGTCCATGGTGAAAAATCCTGAAGATGCCATGTCCTTAGCCAAGATTATGGGAGACTATAAGTTTCTGAAATGGCTCTTATGGAATGAATTTATTTTTGACGAAACCCGGGATGACGTGGATGAAGTGAATGATGTCCTGGCTTATCTGCATACGAGATCCTTGATCGTCACAGCCGAGCGTGAGGGCGAGGTCTGGATCGAAGTCAAAAGCAAGGGCGGCGCCAAGCTCAAGCCTTTTGCCGGGCTCATTCATAACTATCTTGAATCCTGCTGGATTGTCATTCGTGGTATGGTTTATCTCAAGAAAAAACCTCTGACGCAAAAAGAATGGCTGGCCAAGATCAGGCCTCTGGGCGACCGGATGTTCCGCAAGGGAGAAATCCTGCGCGCCGAAGCCCTTTCCCAGGTCAACTATCAAAATGCCATTAAATTTTTGGAAGATGCCGAACTGATTGTATCGTCAGCCGGAGAAGAAAAAGGCGGCAAAACCGTACTAACCTACACGCTGACTGATAATCGTGCGCAACTGGAAGTGGTGCGGCGCCGCCTGTTTAAGTTTCTCTAGTGCTGTATAGCCGGTAAAATCTCGTTATATCGACCATGCGAATGAACTTTCCCATCACCCGGATTGAAACACCGGCGGGACTTATAAAAAAGGCGATGTCCTTATCGCAGGGACATGGCCTTTTTTATAATCTGATGTTCGACTATTTTTTCTTTCCGGATTTAGCTGGTTTCTTAATGCTGTAGAACGCGTCTTTTGCGCGATAGCAGGCCGCATCACCCAGTTCTTCTTCAATGCGCATCAGCTGGTTGTATTTGGCCAGCCTGTCTGTGCGGGAAAGGGATCCGCTCTTGATCTGGCCGCAGTTGGTGGCAACGGCGATATCCGCCATAAAGGTGTCTTCCGTCTCGCCCGAGCGGTGCGAGACGACACAGGTATAGTTGGATTCTTTCGCGCGGCTCATCGTTTCCAGGGTTTCAGTCAGCGAACCGATCTGATTGAGCTTAATCAGGATGGAGTTGGCAATGCTCAGTTCGATGCCTTTTTCCAGACGTTTGACGTTGGTGACAAAAAGGTCGTCTCCGACGATCTGAACTTTGCTTCCCAGTTCATCGGTAAGCAGTTTCCAGCCTGCCCAGTCGTCTTCCGCCAGGCCGTCTTCAATCGAGATAATCGGATATTTAGATACCAGATCGGCATAGAACTTTACCATATCTTCAGCGGACTTCTGGGGTTTGGCTTCCGCCGCCAGAATGTATTTGCCTTTTTCATAGAAAGAACTGGCTGCAGAATCCAGAGCAATCATAATGTCTTTGCCGGGCTTATAGCCGGCTTTTTCAATGGCCGTCATGATGCATGTCAGAGCCTCTTCGTTGGATTTCAGATTCGGGGCGAAGCCGCCTTCGTCGCCTACGCTCGTATTGTAGCCTTTGCCTTTCAGTACGGCTTTCAAGGCATGGAAAACTTCAGCGCTCATGCGGATGCCTTCTTTGAAATTGGGAGCGCCTACCGGCATGATCATGAATTCCTGAATATCCACGTTATTATCGGCATGCTGGCCGCCGTTAAGAATGTTGCACATGGGCACCGGCAGAACATTGGCGTTTACGCCCCCCAGGTAACGGTAGAGCGGCAGACCGGATATTTCCGCACCCGCCTTGGCACAGGCCATGGATACGGCCAGGATGGCGTTGGCGCCGAGTTTTCCCTTGTTGGCGGTACCATCAAGTTCGATCATGGCAAAGTCGATATCGCGCTGTCTGCGGCAATCCATGCCGATAATTTCAGGTCCGATTTTGTGAAGAATGTTTTTAACGGCAGTTTCAACGCCTTTTCCGTTGTATCTTTTTTTGTTGCCGTCACGTAATTCCAGCATTTCATGCTCGCCGGTGGAAGCGCCTGAAGGCACGGCTGCCCGTGTTGTGAATCCTGATAT containing:
- a CDS encoding translation initiation factor IF-3, with the protein product MVKDLRINREIKSATVRVINEEGQPLGVISLDEAIANAERVGLDLVEVSANTEPPVCKIMDYGKYRYKQSKKIHDARKAQTVIHVKEIRLRPKTEAHDLQTKINHIKKFLEQHDKVKISMMFRGREIAFTEIGRKLMDKIKIALADECIMDQEPRLEGRNMVMIVSPKK
- a CDS encoding HPr family phosphocarrier protein, giving the protein MKTFKLKNKLGLHARAAASFVRIAQKYRAEIFIERNGQTVNGKSILGILTLACPMGSMITVTAEGADAAGALAELEALIENKFGEE
- a CDS encoding 50S ribosomal protein L20; this encodes MARIKRGVTARKKRRSILKRAKGFFGARSRLLRTATEAVNKALSYAYRDRRGRKREFRQLWIARINAAARLNNISYSRLMDSMKKADIMLDRKILAELAVNDPQGFAKIVATAKGEQAA
- a CDS encoding phenylalanine--tRNA ligase subunit beta, which translates into the protein MLVSLKWLNDYIDLELTAQELADRLTMAGLEVDEIKTLAHKFAGVVVARILSVRPHPDADKLSLCDVTDGTGTYPIVCGAKNIKAGDVVPLAKVGAVIPGGYTIKSTVLRGEKSDGMLCSEAELEIGDDASGIMQLPAGLALGTPLETALNLGDTVLDVSVTPNRSDCLSMIGMAREVAALTGKKVKMPAVKIKESDEDISSLSAVSIVDADLCPRYSARMIKNVKVGDSPVWIKTRLEAAGLRAINNVVDVTNFVMLEMGQPLHAFDFRFLEEGRIVVRKSRTGEEFVSLDEKSRILPEDTLLICDGRKPVAIGGIMGGLNSEVKEDTQVIFLESAYFNPSSIRRSSRRMAMPTDAAFRFERGIDPEGVIRALNRAAQLIAELSGGSICKNYLDEYPEKIAVVENIPLRLDRIREMIGIDIAAKDVVRILKSIGMTVRQESKGKYCVTPPTYRVDIEREIDLIEEVVRLYGYDRVPVTLPAVSVTEMAVIPRLDLEARIRQLLIGSGYSEIINYSFTSPASVDYLCLSPTDERRKFVVIKNPLTEEQSVMRTTLAYGLLETLKKNINNASFNLKIFEIGRIFLHRKAGELPEEKNILAGLLTGKVSEDLWGSKVNVDFYDLKGCLENVFYDLKLEQCHYRACVSEQFLHPGQSCGLYVNETQIGYLGQVHPEVMQKADIKGTAYVFEINLDILEKQIYKQISFKEISKFPAVTRDVAFVIPVSMEAQQMLEIVLSQREDLLENVGIFDIYAGKGLEEGVKSLGLRFSYRALDRTLTDTEINSIHDKIMHNTVRLTSAKIRA
- a CDS encoding integration host factor subunit alpha, with amino-acid sequence MTKIDIIQNVYEKLGFSKKESADIVESVFDIIKDSLAQGERVKISGFGNFMVKEKRARRGRNPQTGQEISITARRVLTFKSSQVLRKSLNG
- a CDS encoding phenylalanine--tRNA ligase subunit alpha yields the protein MIGDLQQLEKDALAELIDARTEDSILAVRTKYLGRKGLLTGLLRNIAQVPVEEKPLFGKRCNEVKEILETKITEALECQMQGKKEEILNREKIDVTLPGRGIRPGRVHPVIQIRREICDIFASFGFSVVEGPEVELDYYNFEALNIPKDHPARDMQDTFYIEDNMVLRTHTSPVQVRIMEKVQPPVRILSPGRVYRPDSDVSHTPMFHQIEGLLVDRGVSFADLKGILTAFLKKVFGDDTILRFRPSFFPFTEPSAEVDICCVICKGKGCRVCGQSGWLEILGSGMVDPAVFKNVGYDAEVYSGFAFGLGLERIAMLKYGITDIRLLFENDIRFLKQF
- a CDS encoding MerR family transcriptional regulator: MDNIIPEKAYFRIGEVSKILSVEPYVIRYWETEFKTVKPVRTKTAQRLYRKKDVEELLIIRELLYQQRFTISGAKKQLMKMRGDEEPVSVSGHHEKLTLIKKELQQIRKIMS
- a CDS encoding 50S ribosomal protein L35: MPKMKTHRGAAKRFSVTASGKVKRSKAFASHILTKKTTKRKRTLRKSTLVHSTNESAIKRLIPYL